One segment of Drosophila mauritiana strain mau12 chromosome 3R, ASM438214v1, whole genome shotgun sequence DNA contains the following:
- the LOC117144595 gene encoding neurogenic protein mastermind — MNNLEHSKHFYPDNYKLDLSETMKAALSKGPGGGAGGGGVAGGDMLPQPNAGMPGVGYVTEKLYMLLQLYLQNKGWNPSAELLQCFSDLKDNAMLPSAAYLQVLANRLTLDSQGRLILRDNGKIVLPFEHFANAVMLKHMSGPHGLHLSVDATVRAVIESYTIGRDQFGMEKEFIIEVVQSCPSPACRYYKNHMGISPMPFMEQQYPGVNTPEFLQRLAHLPPGGAAGSGPGGSAAGSTSSVASSSSSANVEIDLSKSTGAKVPQVPVPPQLQHLTKQQQSSLQTQLSQITAAAAHHQQQQQQQQQQQQQQQQQQQQAAAKHQQQLTAALIQQQNRVLAQQNLEKLSNHLSPLEKQRVFAQLDPKHFDPMAVAAAAANLQIQGLMQSQAVAAAVAANQQPSAATTTSAAGGAASGSQAHHGHHPLPPPSQSPHSSSSSSSHSSLDQITHKNVADSLRSNLDSIESNKDLLALHNGAWATGDANRMDHLAVGQDKIVRIFAELMRNMSRMKTYIRPSMCKPYGKQSESLQKTLMDTIQIVQTLRNCLPAPHIPVSSWKSESEGNVGSGVSAGVGVGVPAGLNLGAALGLPSGNMH; from the exons ATGAACAATTTG GAGCACTCCAAGCACTTCTATCCCGATAACTACAAATTGGATCTGTCTGAGACCATGAAGGCGGCTCTGTCCAAAGGACCCGGAGGTGGTGCCGgtggcgggggcgtggcaggcggAGATATGCTGCCGCAGCCAAATGCTGGAATGCCAGGAGTGGGCTATGTTACGGAAAAGCTGTAcatgctgctgcagctgtaTCTGCAGAACAAGGGCTGGAATCCTAGTGCTGAGCTGCTGCAGTGCTTCAGCGATCTCAAGGACAATGCCATGCTGCCCAGCGCCGCCTATCTGCA GGTACTGGCCAACCGGTTGACCCTGGACTCCCAGGGACGGCTGATACTGCGCGACAATGGAAAGATTGTCTTGCCCTTCGAGCATTTTGCCAATGCGGTCATGCTAAAGCACATGTCGGGTCCGCATGGTCTGCACCTTAGTGTCGATGCCACGGTGCGGGCAGTTATTGAGTCGTACACCATCGGTCGGGATCAGTTCGGCATGGAGAAGGAGTTCATCATCGAGGTGGTGCAGTCCTGCCCCAGTCCCGCATGTCGTTACTACAAAAACCACATGGGGATCTCGCCCATGCCGTTCATGGAGCAGCAGTATCCGGGCGTAAACACTCCCGAGTTCCTGCAGCGTTTGGCCCATCTGCCGCCTGGCGGAGCAGCCGGATCTGGACCAGGAGGCTCCGCAGCCGGATCCACCTCCAGCGTGGCAAGCAGCTCGAGTTCGGCGAACGTGGAAATCGATCTGTCCAAGTCGACGGGCGCTAAGGTGCCCCAGGTGCCGGTGCCGCCGCAGTTGCAGCACCTGaccaagcagcagcagagcaGCCTCCAGACGCAGCTCTCCCAGATCACTGCTGCCGCCGCCCatcaccaacaacaacaacagcagcagcaacaacagcaacagcagcagcagcagcaacaacagcaagcaGCAGCCAAGCACCAGCAGCAATTGACTGCGGCCCTCATCCAACAGCAAAACCGTGTCCTCGCCCAGCAAAATTTAGAGAAGCTTAGCAACCACCTCAGTCCGCTGGAAAAGCAGCGAGTCTTTGCCCAGCTGGATCCCAAGCACTTTGATCCCATGGCCGTTGCGGCTGCAGCCGCCAATCTTCAAATCCAGGGCCTGATGCAATCGCAGGCAGTGGCTGCCGCCGTCGCCGCCAATCAGCAGCCCTCGGCGGCTACGACTACATCTGCTGCAGGAGGAGCTGCAAGCGGCTCGCAGGCCCATCATGGACACCATCCCTTGCCACCCCCATCGCAGTCGCCACACTCATCCTCTTCGTCTTCCTCTCATTCCTCGCTGGACCAGATTACCCACAAGAACGTCGCCGATTCCTTACG TTCCAATCTGGACTCAATAGAATCGAATAAGGATCTGCTGGCGCTGCACAATGGAGCCTGGGCCACCGGCGACGCCAATCGAATGGATCACTTGGCCGTGGGCCAGGACAAGATAGTGCGCATCTTCGCGGAGCTGATGCGAAACATGTCGCGGATGAAAACCTACATACGTCCCTCGATGTGCAAGCCCTACGGCAAGCAGAGTGAGAGTCTGCAGAAAA CCCTCATGGACACCATTCAGATCGTGCAGACGCTGCGCAACTGCCTGCCAGCTCCCCACATACCCGTGTCGTCCTGGAAAAGCGAGAGCGAGGGCAACGTGGGATCAGGTGTGAGCGCGGGAGTAGGAGTGGGTGTCCCTGCAGGACTTAACCTGGGCGCCGCCTTGGGTTTGCCATCGGGCAACATGCACTAG
- the LOC117142456 gene encoding LOW QUALITY PROTEIN: meckelin (The sequence of the model RefSeq protein was modified relative to this genomic sequence to represent the inferred CDS: substituted 1 base at 1 genomic stop codon), protein MRMRMRCFSRTINWCCALFWIPVTICSLNTATTNPSQVPTPHTFRFQNPTQCLKNEFYNLNLFDCVPCNEVAGGDGVQGKLQPDKFTCKCPAGHLSIFERGKTWPTCDEICTPDRSDNCSSVWLPQPRPTNQCSYRYLNSTAAFASQLPVHPLISGIILTQTNPMSRAGDCHSCDMTHNFRYQDFCLASTLLRPYVHYNAFWQATTTPDSSVPSRFGELKFVAFFCLTLRNDTACQQLANLCVLSHFSLEKHSPCSAFLLTQVSDVVMKYAHSGEQVRSLQPFLFYKKGRVTKELLSKTLQLPDRKELRLFSTTFGLDGGLKRWGAFHPEMLNMCQQKAPSLRVALPKSESEVSCKLTLERLIDLANQRHNDEFLTVFLNFSSNWQYLLHQLPVLIETLTPENQRTQPEEWQLVKRFQLISASPRDNHLHQTMPRYEDAHKLQQYYSLRYVEDIEIRYTLDKDQPDRLGLPLIRLRYRHIEMGSGNTSLSQLYPFSLRISYEQVKRGXDWLIMEVALPLLLLLAFAAAVLRLQNLRRRRKADLCQMSSLMEFLLQLAGNVAYALLATTLLLLLLQASNPRLLKILLYTAFVLQFLFLGIQLWRSSQLELFLIDWERPRSSCEGQRLNLDSSSLCSSVRTFVAESSVSAWRVLFTANAWIRLSVTQKYSTLGQVFVVIAAYQFLERFTKGDIFLRCCLIAAAYLLTYLLQIIGHQLFVANPLQKFIDLCSLANISLFSLTEPGFGYYIHGRSPHGFSDTDMSSMILQLQRTQTMCGRRGLLMDSDKQAYVILPPRNLHIYLERLLLPFQRSLTGTLSQTMLYQKDIVPSIDGQMERTSIAYASVNRFFCAFIDHAIKDMDYIIKEKSFVEQLLNCEIDNYITENRGTFYIDDSFSFSRVLLLGNHLHIFVLELLLVLSIFLMTSNLLIAAAGACALNILLRQLFRRWVRRNISRKTLIDERFLL, encoded by the exons atgaggatgaggatgaggtgCTTCTCCCGGACTATCAACTGGTGTTGTGCTCTTTTCTGGATTCCAGTGACCATCTGCTCGCTGAACACCGCGACCACTAATCCCTCGCAGGTGCCTACGCCGCACACTTTTCGCTTCCAGAATCCGACGCAGTGCCTCAAGAACGAGTTCTACAACCTCAACCTATTCGACTGTGTGCCCTGCAATGAGGTCGCCGGCGGAGATGGGGTTCAAGGAAAACTGCAACCCGACA AATTCACCTGCAAGTGCCCGGCTGGTCATCTGTCGATCTTTGAGCGCGGCAAGACGTGGCCCACCTGCGATGAGATTTGCACTCCGGACAGGAGCGACAATTGCTCTTCGGTGTGGCTACCCCAGCCCCGACCTACCAACCAGTGCAGCTATCGGTATCTGAACTCCACGGCGGCCTTTGCCAGCCAGTTGCCAGTGCATCCACTCATTTCCGGCATCATACTGACCCAGACAAATCCGATGAGCAGAGCGGGAGACTGCCATTCCTGCGATATGACGCACAATTTCCGGTATCAGGACTTCTGCTTGGCTAGCACCCTGCTCCGACCGTATGTGCACTACAACGCCTTCTGGCAGGCCACTACCACACCGGATTCCAGTGTACCCAGCCGCTTTGGTGAGCTCAAGTTCGTGGCCTTCTTCTGCCTGACGCTGCGTAACGACACCGCCTGCCAGCAGCTGGCCAATCTGTGCGTGCTCTCGCACTTCTCCCTGGAAAAGCACTCACCCTGCAGCGCCTTCCTGCTTACCCAGGTCTCTGATGTGGTCATGAAGTATGCTCACTCCGGCGAGCAGGTGCGATCCTTGCAGCCGTTCCTGTTCTACAAGAAGGGTCGGGTTACCAAGGAGCTGCTCTCGAAGACGCTTCAGCTGCCGGATCGTAAGGAGCTGCGACTTTTTAGCACCACATTTGGCCTAGATGGCGGGCTCAAACGGTGGGGTGCCTTTCATCCGGAGATGCTGAACATGTGCCAGCAGAAGGCGCCAAGCCTCCGAGTGGCGCTACCCAAGAGTGAGTCGGAGGTATCCTGCAAGCTGACCCTAGAGCGTCTCATTGACCTGGCCAACCAGCGGCACAACGACGAGTTCCTCACCGTGTTCCTAAACTTCAGCAGCAACTGGCAGTATTTGCTTCACCAGTTACCTGTACTCATTGAGACCCTGACGCCGGAAAACCAG CGAACCCAGCCGGAGGAGTGGCAGTTGGTGAAGCGTTTCCAGCTGATCTCCGCCTCGCCGCGGGATAATCATCTTCACCAGACCATGCCGCGCTACGAGGATGCCCACAAGCTGCAGCAATATTACTCCTTGCGATATGTGGAGGACATCGAAATTCGTTATACGCTGGATAAGGATCAGCCGGATAGATTGGGTCTGCCACTCATTCGCCTGCGATACCGACACATAGAGATGGGATCGGGAAATACATCGCTCTCCCAACTGTACCCATTCAGCCTGAGGATTAGCTACGAGCAAGTTAAGCGTGGTTGAGATTGGTTGATAATGGAGGTGgcgctgccgctgctcctTTTGCTGGCCTTTGCAGCTGCTGTCTTGCGTCTCCAGAATTTGAGGAGAAGGCGAAAGGCGGACCTCTGTCAGATGAGCAGTCTTATGGAATTTCTTCTGCAGCTTGCCGGAAATGTGGCATATGCTCTGCTGGCGACTactctgctgctcctgctgctgcaggccTCCAATCCTCGCCTACTGAAAATCCTACTCTATACCGCCTTTGTGCTGCAGTTCCTCTTTCTGGGCATCCAactgtggcgctccagccaGCTGGAACTGTTCCTCATAGACTGGGAAAGGCCGCGGAGCAGCTGTGAGGGACAACGCCTGAATCTGGACAGCTCCTCTCTCTGCTCTAGCGTGCGCACCTTTGTGGCCGAGAGCAGCGTCTCCGCCTGGCGAGTTCTCTTTACGGCCAATGCCTGGATTCGCCTTAGTGTCACCCAGAAGTACTCCACCTTGGGTCAGGTATTTGTGGTCATCGCTGCCTATCAGTTCCTGGAGAGGTTTACCAAGGGTGACATTTTCCTACGTTGCTGCCTAATAGCGGCAGCTTATCTGCTCACATATCTACTTCAGATAATAGGCCACCAACTATTTGTAGCCAATCCCCTCCAGAAGTTCATCGACCTGTGCAGTCTGGCCAACATCTCTCTGTTCTCACTGACGGAGCCAGGATTTGGTTACTACATCCACGGACGATCCCCGCACGGCTTTTCCGATACGGATATGTCCTCGATGATTTTGCAGCTGCAGAGGACCCAGACCATGTGTGGGCGACGGGGTTTGCTAATGGACTCGGACAAGCAGGCGTACGTCATCCTGCCTCCCAGAAACCTTCA CATCTACCTGGAGCGACTGCTGCTTCCCTTCCAGCGCAGTCTGACCGGCACCCTTTCGCAGACCATGCTCTACCAAAAGGACATCGTTCCGAGCATCGATGGGCAGATGGAACGCACCTCCATTGCGTATGCCAGCGTCAATCGCTTCTTCTGCGCCTTTATCGACCAT GCCATCAAGGACATGGATTACATTATTAAGGAGAAGTCGTTTGTGGAGCAATTGCTGAACTGCGAAATAGACAACTACATCACGGAAA ACAGGGGTACCTTCTACATAGACGATTCGTTCAGCTTCTCCCGCGTTCTCCTCTTGGGTAACCATTTGCACATATTTGTCCTGGAACTCCTCTTGGTGCTGTCGATCTTTCTGATGACCTCTAATTTGTTGATTGCAGCTGCTGGCGCTTGTGCCTTAAATATA CTACTGCGCCAATTGTTCCGTCGTTGGGTGCGACGGAACATCTCCCGCAAGACCCTCATCGACGAGAGGTTCCTCTTGTAG